The DNA segment AGATGGGTGGCATGGCATAGAACATTTTGGCACATTCAGAAGATGGGTGGCATGGCATAGAACATTTTGGCACATTCAGAAGATGGGTGGCATGGCATGGAACATTTTGGCACATTCAGAAGATGGGTGGCATGGCATAGAACATTTGGATTTATAAGTActaatatatacacaaacagtAAAACTCTTTTACAGGCACAAAGACCAAGTACTGTATATTCAAGAAATTAAATATAGTACGATATTTACATGACAGTTtccagagagagaggtcagatctatctatctatctatctctctctctctctctctctctctctctatatatatacatatatatgcaaTGATATTTTCTATGAAAATCTACACAAATCTAAGATAACTTTAACATGACATAAATTACGGATGAATTATTACATTTCTCTATctgtaaaagtacaaataagaAGTTGCGTCCGGGACAAGGAGCAGTATCCTAGGTAACTCAATGGAGGCGGGGTTTTGGAAGCCAGCCATTGGATAACCAAAGCTGATTGGCTCTGAACTGATGACCATGGTTTTATAGTTGAGGGAATCAGTGAGATTTTTGGCTATGGCTGGGTTTGCACAGACACCTCAGTCAGGCTCAGCCTATTGGAGGCTGGCATGTTTGTATCGGATTGGTGGCAAGAGTGAGCATCATTGATTTCAGAATTCTAATTGGCTGCTGGCACGCCTGCAGGCAGTATCAGATTAGTTGCCAGAGCATATGTGTCATcaattggctgattggctgctgACATGTCTGTAGGCAGTATCAGATTGGTTGCAACAGAGTATGTGTCATCAATTTCAgaattctgattggctgctgaCGTGTGTAGGCTGCATCGGATTGTTGCAACAGAGTATGTGTCATCAATTTCAgaattctgattggctgctgtCATGTGTGTAGGCTGCATCGGATTGGTTGCAACAGAGTAGATCAAAAGGGAGTTGATGTCTTCAGGTTCAGTGTTAGTTTCAGACAACTGATTGGCTGAAGCTGGATGCTGTTCtggattttgattggctgtggtGTATATGCTGATGACAGGTGAACTGTCCTGATGATTCCTCTGATTGGTTGGAGTCGGAGGAGTTTGGAGTTTATCTGCACTGCTGTCTGTGTCTTGTATCTCTGCATAGATGCCGTTGTTCTGTGCAGAAAGAAACCAGATATACCTCAATACACATCAGAGAAGAACTGTAGAGTGAAAATAGTCttaaggacacagacacacacagacacacacacacacacaaaccaatagTCTAACCAACAGAAAGCTCCATACCTCTTCAGCATTACTTGGGTTCCTTAGTGATGATCGTGGTGCTGATAATGACAAAAACCAATGTGTCATGTTTCCAATACATGTTTGAACAATCACTAAAATAAAGTTACATTTAGTCATCTTAACTTATCACTTCACTTAAGACACTTATCCTTAGACATCTCTGAAATACAGTAACAGTAAGTTGTAGTTTCATATGTCCTCCTCAAGGCATCTCTTCTGTTTTGTCTACTGCAAATATAATGGGATAGTTCCAATAATATgaaatatgcatatatatatatatatatatatatatatatatatatatatatatatatatatatgtgcatatatgcgttgtacatgtgtgttacATGTGATACATGTAAAATAATGTAACATGTTTGTAACTTGTTTAAAAACATGCATTTTTGAATTGCTTGGCAAtccatatgtgagtgtgtgtgtgtgtgtgttactttctctcctctttgctCTGGTCTTCATCAGTATGATGGTCAACACCAGTAGGCCGACCAGCACAGCAGCTGCTAGTCCTCCATAGAGAGATGCATTCTGCCCTGTAAGGAAATCTGATTACAGACTATCACACAGTAAAAATCACTAATGTAACGGAGGcagactgagctagcatgctagttgcgtgtgtaaatcctcacagccctaaccttaagaacgcttctaaccgctcagttggaagcctgggcttttagctcagtggttagagcgttcgtctcccatgccggtgtgtgtgtcaaagtggcgggttcgaggcccGTGAGTGGCGAACAAACCGACCTTGTGACACTAAGCAAACGCAATTCAGTGCTGTGATACACGCCACACACGCCACATCATTTGTGATGACAGTGAAGTTCTCCTCATAGGGGTAGTGTATAGCTGAAGTCCCAATAGGGGTAGTGTATACAGTAGCTGAAGTCCCTATAGGGTAGTGTATATAGTAGCTGAAGTCCCTATAGGGGTAGTGTATAGCTGAAGTTCCTATTGAAGTCCCTATAGGGTAGTGTATAGCTGAAGTTCCTATAGGGGTAGTGTATATAGTAGCTGAAGTCCCTATAGGGTAGTGTATACAGTAGCTGAAGTCCCTATAGGGGTAGTGTATAGCTGAAGTTCCTATAGGGGTAGTGTATATAGTAGCTGAAGTCCCTATATGGGTAGTGTATAGCTGAAGTTCTTATAGGGGTAGTGTATAGCTGAAGTTCCTATAGGGGTAGTGTATAGCTGAAGTTCCTATAGGGGTAGTGTATATAGTAGCTGAAGTTCTTATAGGGGTAGTGTATAGCTGAATAGAGAAGGCGTGTTATTTCTCCGACTGCAAGTTGTTTACCATCGAATGACAGTTATATTAAAGTAGAGTTTGCATTTTCTTGGATGTAGCTGGGCCTTGTTTGTTGCATTGTTGTAGTCCATTGTTTGCAAGTCATTTTAATGGTTTGATTGTGAACTATACATGTGAATGGGTAATGGGTTGAATAAATATAGTTAAACATTATTTCATGGTAGTGAAACAGTTAAAACTAAtgccttttaaaatcatgtgAGCTGAATGCAATTCAAATGTTATGTATTTAGATGCATCTCTTAAAAGCTGTTAATTTATTGCATAGTTAAAATCATGAGGTCAAGTCAAATTCCACACTGTGAAAGTATTGcatgtgttttctttatttaacttgtttatttaagatgttACTAGATTATTTGCTTCTTATTTACAAGGTTTACTTCTTTGGGATTTGAGAATTGAAAAATGAATTCTCATGTGTTTCACTGAATGCACTTATCTTGTTTTCATTTTCTAAAATGGTGTTTGTAAAAAAAGAGAGCAAAAGTGTGACGAGTGGAATCCTGTTAAGTCCTCCTGAAATTAACTGCCTTATCAAGTGGGAAGTTTTGCAGACTGAAACCTTGCAATGGTGAGGGCACTTGACATTGACTACTAGcgaactagctccgctggtgggaaaacgcgtgggactcatgagttgtagcagtatcctattgcgtgcagagggaatttgaaagacaaccgtttattctgcccctcggactgagtactgtgaatggtgagtccccagaccctacatcttgatgtgggtctggcttgtcaggttATCCCTGAGCCTTAATTCCTTGAAATCCAGTGTCCAGAGTCCATCAGCAGCTCCAGTTTGTGGCGTCTCTCTCCTAACCTAGTCTTTAAAATAGTGCTTCCGTCTCTGAGTTTCACTTTAAACgtattgggggaggggggtgtgtgtgtgtgtggtgaatatatatgtgtgtgtgtgtatgtgtgtgtgtgtgtgtgtgcgcgcgtgttttTTCAAGTAGTCTCAACATAACACCCTAAGGAGGAGCCTGATGATGGCTTTCTGTTTCCGGTAGTCCTTCTGTCAGTCTCTGTAAACTTACCCAGTGCACTTATAACTCAACACTCAAAATACCAACACATAcccatatgtaagggataatgtatagaacgccagtcattattgggaaaataagtcccgacagggcgaaccggaccctgaCGCGCagtggaggggtcttgtttccgccctgaagggacttattttcccaataatgaccggcgttctatacatgatcccgcttattacacggctacttgccaaaacgaaataataaactccccacgacatgactttagcctacatagcgtagcctatttgttaccgttcatcgtggcatgctgagaaacaaatagttcgcaacaacacacgctgaacttgaatcaaacattctttagaacacagctgatcaaccgtctgctttcacttttgaatgaagttccagtccttgcgaaGTGATATGcaagacgtatcagaagcacaaagcccgttgccattgacagcggtaattatatgtttgcagcggtaattacatgaaaatattttactgtagaactttgggaaatcccattcaagccaatggagcattctacttgccttgtgaagagccgtgtaataaatatatatacaaggatacaaggatacaagga comes from the Alosa alosa isolate M-15738 ecotype Scorff River chromosome 22, AALO_Geno_1.1, whole genome shotgun sequence genome and includes:
- the LOC125287413 gene encoding uncharacterized protein LOC125287413 isoform X2 → MRVFTSYILLLLSAPPTSKPPLITGSTSAHSSPTGQNASLYGGLAAAVLVGLLVLTIILMKTRAKRRETPRSSLRNPSNAEENNGIYAEIQDTDSSADKLQTPPTPTNQRNHQDSSPVISIYTTANQNPEQHPASANQLSETNTEPEDINSLLIYSVATNPMQPTHMTAANQNSEIDDTYSVATIRCSLHTSAANQNSEIDDTYSVATNLILPTDMSAANQPIDDTYALATNLILPAGVPAAN
- the LOC125287413 gene encoding uncharacterized protein LOC125287413 isoform X1, translating into MRVFTSYILLLLSAPPTSKPPLITGSTSAHSSPTGDTHSSRNTRAPELESTSAHGNSNTTQSGQNASLYGGLAAAVLVGLLVLTIILMKTRAKRRETPRSSLRNPSNAEENNGIYAEIQDTDSSADKLQTPPTPTNQRNHQDSSPVISIYTTANQNPEQHPASANQLSETNTEPEDINSLLIYSVATNPMQPTHMTAANQNSEIDDTYSVATIRCSLHTSAANQNSEIDDTYSVATNLILPTDMSAANQPIDDTYALATNLILPAGVPAAN